A window of the Enterobacteriaceae bacterium 4M9 genome harbors these coding sequences:
- the benE gene encoding benzoate/H(+) symporter BenE family transporter, translating to MRLSAVPLPTLFSGFIAVLVGYASSAAIIWQAAAAAGATPGQIAGWMTMLGLAMGVSTLFLTLRSHAPVLTAWSTPGAALLATSLHGVTLGEAVGVFIFAAALIVLCGVTGLFARLMRIIPHTLAAAMLAGILLRFGLDTFSGLRDQTLMCAVMLAGWLIAKVFAPRYAVAVALLVGLMVAFMSGNVSMQPGISLFAAPVWTTPTFSLATLIGIGLPFFLVTMASQNAPGVAALKAAGYNVPVSPLMTTTGLTTLVLAPFGVYSVGIAAITAAICQSEETHPDPARRWQAAAAAGVFYLLAGIFGGGIAILLAALPVAFIHTLAGLALLGTLGGSLYQALAHDAERDAAVITFLITASGLTLLGVSSAFWGLVGGGVCYALLTRVRRR from the coding sequence ATGCGTTTATCTGCCGTTCCTCTGCCCACACTGTTTTCCGGCTTTATTGCCGTGCTGGTTGGTTACGCCAGTTCAGCGGCCATTATCTGGCAAGCCGCGGCCGCAGCGGGTGCCACGCCTGGGCAAATTGCGGGCTGGATGACTATGCTTGGCCTGGCGATGGGTGTCAGTACGCTTTTTCTGACGCTACGCTCACACGCGCCGGTGTTAACGGCATGGTCCACGCCAGGTGCTGCGTTGCTCGCGACCAGCCTGCATGGCGTAACGCTCGGTGAGGCAGTCGGTGTGTTTATTTTTGCCGCTGCGCTGATTGTGCTGTGTGGCGTGACCGGCCTGTTCGCCCGGCTAATGCGTATTATTCCACACACTCTCGCGGCTGCCATGCTGGCGGGGATTTTGCTGCGCTTTGGACTTGATACCTTCAGCGGCCTGCGCGACCAGACGCTGATGTGCGCAGTGATGCTGGCAGGCTGGCTTATTGCCAAAGTGTTCGCACCGCGCTACGCGGTGGCGGTCGCACTGCTCGTCGGGCTGATGGTGGCCTTTATGAGCGGCAACGTCAGTATGCAACCCGGCATTAGCCTGTTTGCCGCGCCGGTATGGACCACGCCAACCTTCAGCCTCGCCACACTGATTGGCATTGGACTGCCCTTCTTTCTGGTAACGATGGCCTCGCAAAACGCACCCGGCGTGGCGGCCCTGAAGGCCGCTGGCTATAACGTCCCGGTTTCGCCTTTAATGACCACGACCGGCCTGACCACGCTGGTGCTGGCACCGTTTGGTGTGTACTCGGTGGGGATAGCCGCCATTACCGCTGCTATCTGTCAGAGTGAAGAAACGCACCCGGACCCGGCGCGCCGCTGGCAGGCTGCGGCGGCCGCAGGCGTGTTTTATCTGCTGGCGGGGATATTTGGCGGTGGTATCGCCATTTTGCTGGCAGCACTGCCCGTAGCGTTTATTCACACACTGGCCGGGCTGGCGCTGCTTGGCACACTCGGTGGCAGCCTGTATCAGGCGCTGGCCCACGACGCCGAGCGTGACGCCGCGGTTATCACCTTTTTGATAACCGCATCCGGGTTGACGCTGTTGGGCGTGAGTTCAGCATTCTGGGGGCTTGTTGGCG